The following coding sequences are from one Deltaproteobacteria bacterium window:
- the gatC gene encoding Asp-tRNA(Asn)/Glu-tRNA(Gln) amidotransferase subunit GatC: protein MTISRSEVEKVANLARLAFGSDEIDAFTSQLNLILEYVRQIDELDTSGVEPTFHALDLENVLRDDVVRMSLGQAEALANAPKAENDAFVVPKII, encoded by the coding sequence ATGACGATATCCCGGTCGGAAGTAGAAAAGGTGGCGAATCTTGCGCGTCTTGCCTTTGGGTCAGACGAGATCGACGCCTTTACCAGCCAGTTGAACCTCATCCTCGAATATGTCCGCCAGATTGATGAACTCGACACCTCAGGCGTAGAGCCTACCTTTCACGCCCTCGATCTCGAAAACGTCCTTCGGGATGATGTGGTCCGGATGTCTCTTGGCCAGGCCGAGGCGCTTGCAAATGCCCCGAAGGCGGAAAATGACGCCTTTGTGGTGCCCAAGATCATCTGA
- the gatA gene encoding Asp-tRNA(Asn)/Glu-tRNA(Gln) amidotransferase subunit GatA gives MSGLIDLPIHELGVLLAKKEISARELTEAYFARIEEVDPLVRAYLTLTREKAMEQAADADARLASGEGVGPLTGIPLAIKDVICTKGVRTTCASRILENFVPPYDATVMERLNAQGAVMLGKLNMDEFAMGSSTENSAWFPTRNPWDLSRIPGGSSGGSAASVAARTCAASLGSDTGGSIRQPASHCGVVGLKPTYGRVSRFGLVAFASSLDQIGPFTRDVTDCAILLEAIAGHDPRDSTSSPRQVPDFRAFLREGLSGLRVGLPREYFAGGLQPAVEAAVRRAVSHMESQGATVVEVDLPHTRYAVAAYYIIAPAEASSNLSRYDGVKYGYRAKDGKNLLEMYKKTRSEGFGPEVKRRIMLGTYALSAGYYDAYYKKASQVRTLIRQDFARAFEVCDVIAGPVAPTTAFRIGEKSGDPLQMYLSDIFTIAANLAGLPALSVPCGFDESGLPVGLHLMANHFEEGRLLHAAYNVELAVGTERPWPDITSPQGG, from the coding sequence ATGTCAGGACTCATAGATCTCCCTATCCACGAACTGGGCGTCTTGCTTGCAAAAAAGGAGATCTCCGCCAGGGAGCTCACCGAGGCCTATTTCGCGAGGATCGAGGAGGTGGACCCATTGGTCCGGGCCTATCTCACGCTTACTCGGGAAAAGGCCATGGAACAGGCCGCTGACGCAGACGCGCGTCTTGCCTCAGGGGAAGGGGTGGGACCGCTTACCGGGATCCCTCTTGCTATCAAGGACGTCATCTGCACGAAAGGGGTGAGGACCACATGCGCATCCCGCATACTCGAGAATTTCGTCCCTCCCTATGACGCGACCGTAATGGAGAGGCTTAATGCCCAGGGGGCGGTCATGCTCGGCAAACTCAACATGGACGAATTCGCCATGGGTTCGTCCACTGAGAATTCTGCCTGGTTCCCCACGCGCAACCCCTGGGATCTCTCCCGCATTCCAGGGGGATCGAGCGGCGGATCCGCCGCCTCGGTGGCCGCTCGGACCTGCGCGGCCTCCCTTGGATCCGACACCGGAGGATCTATCCGTCAGCCAGCATCCCACTGCGGGGTGGTCGGGTTGAAGCCCACGTACGGACGGGTCTCGCGTTTCGGCCTCGTGGCTTTTGCCTCCTCCCTCGACCAGATCGGGCCTTTTACCAGGGACGTGACCGACTGCGCCATTCTGCTTGAGGCCATCGCCGGACACGATCCAAGGGATTCCACCTCAAGTCCGCGCCAGGTGCCTGATTTTCGTGCTTTTCTCAGGGAGGGGCTTTCCGGCCTTCGGGTAGGCCTTCCGAGGGAGTATTTCGCAGGCGGCCTTCAGCCCGCTGTGGAGGCTGCGGTGAGAAGGGCCGTTTCTCATATGGAATCACAGGGGGCCACTGTGGTGGAGGTGGACCTTCCCCACACCCGGTACGCCGTTGCCGCTTACTACATCATCGCTCCTGCTGAGGCAAGTTCGAATCTCTCCCGATATGACGGAGTCAAGTACGGCTATCGGGCAAAAGACGGGAAAAACCTTCTCGAGATGTACAAGAAGACCCGCTCCGAGGGATTTGGTCCTGAGGTCAAAAGACGGATCATGCTTGGGACCTACGCCCTCTCTGCCGGGTATTACGATGCCTATTACAAGAAGGCGTCCCAGGTCCGCACCCTCATCCGCCAGGATTTCGCCCGGGCCTTTGAGGTCTGCGACGTCATCGCTGGGCCGGTGGCACCCACCACCGCGTTTCGCATTGGAGAGAAGTCGGGCGATCCCCTCCAGATGTATCTCTCGGACATCTTCACCATCGCAGCGAACCTGGCGGGTCTCCCCGCCCTTTCCGTTCCCTGCGGTTTCGACGAGTCAGGACTGCCTGTGGGTTTACACCTCATGGCAAACCACTTTGAGGAGGGCAGGCTTCTCCATGCCGCTTACAATGTTGAGCTGGCTGTGGGCACGGAACGTCCATGGCCTGACATAACCTCCCCTCAGGGGGGATAG
- a CDS encoding HDOD domain-containing protein, with protein sequence MTLDADRKREFRKRLREIKSLPTLPPIAAKLNAMVEDEEVTAAQIGSVIEKDQVLTSKLLKMVNSSFFGFPQRIGTVSNAVVLLGFDVIKTLIVTSSIFEAMQESDIGLWEHSLGVATASGILARRRAVKKPEEISTAGLIHDLGKVVIRAELPHEYRLLEAMASEQGISLREAELEFLGVGHAEIGGMLVKQWLLPERLIQSVSFHHAPESSPDCPELAAIIHFSDILIRAVGFGSGGDPWVPPLDHRAWERVKMGRRELREVLAELDDLLVELLDFTLEIRKISGV encoded by the coding sequence ATGACCCTTGACGCCGACAGGAAGAGGGAATTTCGTAAGAGGCTTCGGGAGATTAAGTCCCTTCCGACGCTCCCTCCCATTGCTGCAAAACTCAACGCCATGGTCGAGGACGAGGAGGTGACTGCGGCCCAGATCGGCTCTGTCATCGAGAAGGACCAGGTCCTGACGAGCAAGCTACTCAAGATGGTGAACTCGTCCTTCTTCGGGTTTCCCCAGCGGATCGGGACGGTCTCGAACGCCGTCGTGCTCCTTGGCTTTGACGTCATCAAGACCCTCATTGTGACCTCTTCCATCTTCGAGGCCATGCAGGAGTCCGACATCGGGCTCTGGGAGCACTCCCTGGGAGTGGCTACGGCCTCCGGAATCCTCGCCCGAAGGAGGGCCGTCAAGAAACCCGAGGAGATCTCGACCGCGGGTCTTATCCACGACCTTGGGAAGGTCGTCATCCGGGCCGAGCTTCCGCACGAATACCGTCTCTTGGAGGCCATGGCCTCGGAGCAGGGGATATCCCTCCGTGAGGCCGAGCTCGAATTCCTGGGCGTGGGACACGCCGAGATCGGGGGGATGCTCGTGAAGCAATGGCTCCTTCCAGAACGCCTCATCCAGTCCGTCTCTTTCCACCATGCCCCCGAGTCCTCCCCTGACTGCCCGGAGCTCGCCGCCATCATCCATTTTTCCGACATCCTCATCCGGGCCGTAGGGTTTGGTTCCGGCGGGGATCCCTGGGTCCCGCCCCTGGATCACAGGGCGTGGGAGAGGGTCAAGATGGGCAGGCGCGAGCTCCGCGAGGTACTTGCCGAGCTCGATGATCTCCTCGTCGAACTCCTGGACTTCACCCTCGAGATCCGCAAGATCTCCGGGGTCTGA